The uncultured Desulfatiglans sp. DNA window GCCGTTCCGGCCATCTGGACAGGAAAAAGCTCTTTTGTCGTGATGAAACCGATCACCACGACGGCGCTCGAAAAAACGCCGAGCCCGAGGCATACGGCATAAAGGCCGAGGGTCGGGATCGAGGCGGTGGCGAAGGCGAGCACGGCGGTCAGTGCCACCAGGATGGTGCTCGACAGGATGAGTACCGGCTTGCGGCCCTTGAAGATTCGATTGGATGCGTAGCTCAGCAGTGGACTGCCCACGATCATGCCGATGGCGAGCATCGAGAGGATGCGGCCGGCCTCCCCCTTGCTCATCCCGTAGACCTGAATGAGATAAGGCCCGCCCCAGAGCCCGCCGAAGGAAAAAAAGACCGCGCAATCGAAAAAGAACCAGACCGCCACCGGCCAGAAAAAGGGTTCCTTGACGACCTTCGCGACCCCCTGCATCAGACCGATCGCCTCCGGTTTCACTTTAGGGGCCCCCATCGGAGACTCGAAGCCCATGTCCTGGGGCTTGTCGCGGACGAAGAACCAGACCAGAACCGCCAGGACGAGGGTCAGGACACCGACGGCCACAAAGGACATCCGCCAACCGATGAGATTGCTGACCCAGGCCAGCGGGGCGGCCGCGATCAGCGAGCCTAACCCTCCCATCGCCATCAGGATCCCGGTCATCGTGGCGAATTCCTTCGTCTCGAACCATTCGGCCAGTACTTTCATGGTCGGAACGAACAGCATGGCTATGCCGAGCCCGACCAGTGTGCGCCCTATAATCGCGAGAAAGACGGAGGGGGCGAAACCGAGGATGAACGAGCCTACGATAGCGACCAGGAAAAAAAGCGTGATGGTGTTTCGCGGCCCCCATGAATCGGAAAGGAGCCCCGCAGGCAGCTGCATCAAGGCATAGGGATAGAAATAGGCGGCACCCAGAAGTCCTGTCAGGGCTCCGCCTGCCTTCAGATCGCGCATCATGTCAACCGCCACGACAGCCGGGCAGAGCCGATGAAAATAGACCAGTACATAGCCGAATGCCAGAATCCAGAAGATCAACCAACGGTACCTCAGGGCCCTTCCCAATGCGTCCGACACCATCCCATCTCCTCCTTGGAAACGATTTGGGGTTTACGATACGAGTCCTGCCCAGGAACGAAACGTCCGGAATGAACGACTTCAAGCCCAGAGGCGGCTTATCTTGCGGATGCGGGTTGCTTCACAGACCTGTTTACTGGCATAATATGGCTCCAGATGAGTGTCCATCCGGAAGCACCTGTCTCATCTACAGTTTTTCACCAGAGGAATGGTTCTCGATGGAGGATCGACTCACAAAACCACCTAGGAACCGGTGCAGCAAAAACCTCTTTCTAATACCGGGCAAATGCTGTATACCGCATAACTATACCTTATTTTTACCCATATGGGGAGATGAATTTCCCAAAGCCTGCCATCGTGCATCCGGGTCATACCGACATCATAAGGGGGTCATAGATCATGACTGACTTTACCATAACATTTCAGCCCGACAATATCTCCATCAAGGTGGAAGAAGGCACGACGATCGCGAAAGCGGCCCAGGACGCCGGGGTCTTTATCAACAACCTGTGCGGCGGTGAGGGGGTCTGCGGGCAATGCCGCGTCCAGGTCACCGGCGGCAAGATCGATACGGATGATCAAAGCAGGGCCTTTTTTTCAAAGGAGGAACTCGCCAAGGGGTACACCCTCGCTTGTCAAACGGAAGTGCACGATGACCTCGACGTGCTGGTGCCTCCCGAATCCCGGATCGAGGGTGCGCAGATCATGACGGGAGAAAGCGACCGGTCTTCCGCCACGGGCGCTGCGGGATCCGAAGAGCGGCCTTCGGGGCCCTTGGTCCGCAAGGTCTACGTGGAGCTTCCGGAGCCCACCCTGGAAGACAACATGGCCGATGTCGAACGGCTTTTCCGCGGGATACGCAAGATCCTCGGCTGGCACCAATACGAAATCACTCTTCCGTGTCTCCGAAAATTGTCTGAAAAACTGCGTCAGAATGACTGGAAGGTGACCGTGAGCCTGGCGCGGGAGATCGAACGCTACCGCATCATCGACATCGAGCACGGAGATACCAGCATGGAGCCCTGTTACGGCCTGGCGGTGGATGTCGGCACCACCACTGTGGTCGCACAGTTGCTCGATCTCGGCAAGCAGCAGGTCCTCGATGTGGACGGCACCCACAATATGCAGGCATCCTACGGCGAGGACGTGATCTCGCGCATGATCTTCGCCTGCGGAAAAGGCGGGCTGGATCCCCTGCATGCCGCCGTCATCCGCAATATCAACCAGTTGATCCGCAACCTGACCAGCCGCAACGGGATCGCGCCCGAAGCCATCCGGGCCATCGTGGCCGCTGGGAACACGACAATGAGCCACTTTCTGCTCGGACTGACCCCCTGCTCCATCCGGCTGGAACCCTATGTCCCTACGGCCTATATCTACCCACAGATCTCGGCCCGGGAGGTCGGCCTCAACACCCATGAAAACGCCATTCTCGAGACCATCCCGAGTGTAGCTTCCTACGTTGGCGGTGATATCGTAGCAGGTGTGCTCGCCTCCGGCATAGCGGACAGCGAGGCGGTCCGGGGTTTGATCGACATCGGAACCAACGGGGAGATCGCCATCGGGAACAAGGATTGGCTGGTCTGCTGCTCGGCATCGGCCGGCCCCGCCTTCGAGGGGGGCGGCACCCGTTGCGGCATGCGCGCCACTAAAGGCGCCATCGAAAAGGTCCAGATACTGGATGGCGCGGTTCAATATCAAACGATTGGAAACTCCGCCCCCCGCGGAATCTGCGGCTCGGGGTTGATCGACATCATCTACGAATTGGTGAAGAACCGGATTATCACCCCGGATGGGAAATTTCATCGGAAGCTGTCCGACCCACGGCTGACATTCGTGGACGATATCCCGCAGTACACCATCGCCGAGCGGGATGAAACCGAGACCGGGGACATCCTCGTGATCACCGAATCGGACATCGACAATCTGATGAAATCGAAAGGCGCTGTCTTCGCCGCGATCAAGGCGCTCATGGACTATATCGGGATGCCCTTCGACCAGCTCGAGAGCCTTTACGTCGCCGGGGGGTTCGGGAGCTTCTTGAACATCCCCAAGGCGGTCGCGATCGGTCTCCTGCCGGATATCGACCGGGAGAAGATCCAGTTCATCGGAAACAGCTCCCTGACCGGCGCTCGGATGTGTTTGTTGTCCGAAGCCGCAATGGAAAAATCCATGACCATCTCCCGATCCATGACCAATATCGAGCTTTCGAACTATCAGCCGTTCATGGACGAATACATTGCCTCTCTCTTTCTGCCACACACGGATCGGAGGCTTTTTCCGAGTGTCGACTATTGAAATCACCGCCGTGGACGGATCATCAACCTTTCCTTCGTTTCCATACGGAATGCCTGTCCCCTGCCGGACCGGTCCTCCGTCCAGAAACGAAGAATTCTCTTCATTTAAGACGACTGGTCATGTCCGTCCCCTCGGGACGGCGCAGGGAGGGTCTGATTCTTGGTTCAAAAAGGCCTCCGGGTCGACGGCCACACTGACTGGCCGTATTACATGATGAGGGAAGGCTGCGGCCTTCCGTTCGCCTGTCTCTCCGAAGGCGCTTTCACAGTCCAGCGGGCCGCCGAAGGGGGTGTCCGCCTCTTCGGTACCGCGCTTTATTGCGAGGATGCATTCAACGGCCCAGGCTCAGCCGGGATGCATCTGGACCATCTCCTCGCCTTGACGCTCGAAAGGCTGCAGGGATTGAGCATCCTCAAAGCCCGCGAAGATCTCGAGGCCCTTCGAACGGCCGAAGGCGTGCTGGGAACGTTTCTTATTCTGGAAAACGCCGACGCCCTTGCCGATGATCCGGCCCGCCTGACTCGTCTCCGGGACAACGGCGTGCTTCTGGTCGGATTGACGCACGCCGGATCGAACCGCCTGGCCCAAGGAAACGGCATCGAAACCGCCTCAGGGTTGACGGGTGTCGGACGCGGGGTTCTCGACGAGATCAAAAGCCTGGGCCTCGCCGTAGATGTCGCGCATTTGCATCCGCGTTGCTTCTGGGAGCTCGTCGGGTCTTTCGATGGACCGTTGGTCGACTCCCATACAGGCATCCGGGACCTCTGCCCTCTCAGAAGAAATCTCGATCTGGACCAGGCCCGGGAGATCATGATCCGGGGCGGTGTGGTCGGGGTGACCTTCAACCCGGAAATGCTCACCGCCTCACGACCCTGTGGATTGGAAGACATCTTCAGGCATGTGGATCTGCTGGTCCAGACCTTCGGCCCCAACGGTGTCGCCCTGGGATCCGATTTTTTCGGTTTTGACAATCTCTGCCAAGGGATGGAACATATCGGTCAGGTGGGCCGCCTGGCCCGGATGATGGCCTCCCATGGCTACACTGCCACAGAGGTTGAACAGATCATGGGCGGGAATTGGGTGCGTTTCCTGGGGGAACTCCTCAGCCGGCGCGAAGCCTGCGCCTGACGGAGATCTTGGACAACCGGATATGACTTCAGCGCCACAGACCGATTTGCAGCAGGCACAAGGACTGCAGCGGACAGGCATCGTGAAAGGGCTCCGAGTAGGGTCCCTCTTGCTTGAGTCCTGCATCGTCATGGCCCCCCTCGCCGGCATCAGCGACCTCGCCTTCCGTATCCTCGC harbors:
- a CDS encoding Major facilitator superfamily MFS_1 codes for the protein MVSDALGRALRYRWLIFWILAFGYVLVYFHRLCPAVVAVDMMRDLKAGGALTGLLGAAYFYPYALMQLPAGLLSDSWGPRNTITLFFLVAIVGSFILGFAPSVFLAIIGRTLVGLGIAMLFVPTMKVLAEWFETKEFATMTGILMAMGGLGSLIAAAPLAWVSNLIGWRMSFVAVGVLTLVLAVLVWFFVRDKPQDMGFESPMGAPKVKPEAIGLMQGVAKVVKEPFFWPVAVWFFFDCAVFFSFGGLWGGPYLIQVYGMSKGEAGRILSMLAIGMIVGSPLLSYASNRIFKGRKPVLILSSTILVALTAVLAFATASIPTLGLYAVCLGLGVFSSAVVVIGFITTKELFPVQMAGTATGLVNLFPFAGGAVFQPLLGYVLEKGGRGVEGAFTLGAYRQAFLMLFACGVIAFLASLFTRETLARQ
- a CDS encoding 2Fe-2S iron-sulfur cluster binding domain protein; the encoded protein is MTDFTITFQPDNISIKVEEGTTIAKAAQDAGVFINNLCGGEGVCGQCRVQVTGGKIDTDDQSRAFFSKEELAKGYTLACQTEVHDDLDVLVPPESRIEGAQIMTGESDRSSATGAAGSEERPSGPLVRKVYVELPEPTLEDNMADVERLFRGIRKILGWHQYEITLPCLRKLSEKLRQNDWKVTVSLAREIERYRIIDIEHGDTSMEPCYGLAVDVGTTTVVAQLLDLGKQQVLDVDGTHNMQASYGEDVISRMIFACGKGGLDPLHAAVIRNINQLIRNLTSRNGIAPEAIRAIVAAGNTTMSHFLLGLTPCSIRLEPYVPTAYIYPQISAREVGLNTHENAILETIPSVASYVGGDIVAGVLASGIADSEAVRGLIDIGTNGEIAIGNKDWLVCCSASAGPAFEGGGTRCGMRATKGAIEKVQILDGAVQYQTIGNSAPRGICGSGLIDIIYELVKNRIITPDGKFHRKLSDPRLTFVDDIPQYTIAERDETETGDILVITESDIDNLMKSKGAVFAAIKALMDYIGMPFDQLESLYVAGGFGSFLNIPKAVAIGLLPDIDREKIQFIGNSSLTGARMCLLSEAAMEKSMTISRSMTNIELSNYQPFMDEYIASLFLPHTDRRLFPSVDY
- a CDS encoding Peptidase M19, renal dipeptidase yields the protein MVQKGLRVDGHTDWPYYMMREGCGLPFACLSEGAFTVQRAAEGGVRLFGTALYCEDAFNGPGSAGMHLDHLLALTLERLQGLSILKAREDLEALRTAEGVLGTFLILENADALADDPARLTRLRDNGVLLVGLTHAGSNRLAQGNGIETASGLTGVGRGVLDEIKSLGLAVDVAHLHPRCFWELVGSFDGPLVDSHTGIRDLCPLRRNLDLDQAREIMIRGGVVGVTFNPEMLTASRPCGLEDIFRHVDLLVQTFGPNGVALGSDFFGFDNLCQGMEHIGQVGRLARMMASHGYTATEVEQIMGGNWVRFLGELLSRREACA